The Meiothermus sp. CFH 77666 DNA window GTGTGGCCGAGTTGCTGGAACTTACGCACCTCTCCCCCCACGCCCATAAACGCCCTGATCAGCTCTCGGGCGGCGAGCGCCAGCGGGTCGCCCTGGCCCGTGCCCTGGCCCACCGGCCCCAGGTACTGCTATTGGATGAACCTTTGGGTGCGCTGGATTTGAAGCTGCGCCAGGAGTTGCTGCTGGAGCTGCGGGCCATTTTGCGCCAGACGGCCGTGCCTTCCATCGTGGTAACGCATGACCAGTCCGAGGCTTTCGTAATTGCCCATCAAGTGACCATTCTACGAGAAGGTACCCTCGTGCAGCAGGGCGCACCCGAACAGCTTTTCAACCGGCCCAAGAACCCCTGGGTGGCCACCTTTCTGGGCCACCGCAACGTCCTGACCGCCGAGCAGAGCCAGCATATTGGTCTGCCCGCCCGCCCGCACCTGCTGCCCCTGGAGGCCCTCACGCTGGGGGAAGGCGAAGAAGCCAGGGTACAGGAGCGAATCTTCAAGGGTTTCACGGTGGCCCTGGAACTGGCCTGGCGTGGGCAGAAGCTCTACTGGGAGGGCCCGGAGCCGGGCCTTTATCCCGGCGACACTGCCCGCGTCCGGGTAGATTGGTCGAAGGTCGTTGCTTTGGAGGAAGAAGGCAACGAAGGTGAACCCTGGCAACCCGCGGACACCGTAACGCCGAGCGCAAGACCTTAGAAGGTCGTGCGTTCCGCAAGATTCAGACTGACACCAGACGCTCGACCTCCTGATTGCTTATGCATCCCTTCACCATCCTGCTAGGCGGTTCGGTCATCCCAACCCGGCGGCTCAAAGCCCAG harbors:
- a CDS encoding ABC transporter ATP-binding protein, encoding MLRLVGLSKTYPGFALSVSLEVPPGQTLALLGPSGSGKSTLLRLVAGLEAPDSGQVWLNETELTPLPPEARRVGFVFQDYALFPHLSVSENIAFGLREARWDNARVRERVAELLELTHLSPHAHKRPDQLSGGERQRVALARALAHRPQVLLLDEPLGALDLKLRQELLLELRAILRQTAVPSIVVTHDQSEAFVIAHQVTILREGTLVQQGAPEQLFNRPKNPWVATFLGHRNVLTAEQSQHIGLPARPHLLPLEALTLGEGEEARVQERIFKGFTVALELAWRGQKLYWEGPEPGLYPGDTARVRVDWSKVVALEEEGNEGEPWQPADTVTPSARP